A single genomic interval of Vulpes lagopus strain Blue_001 chromosome 19, ASM1834538v1, whole genome shotgun sequence harbors:
- the LOC121478692 gene encoding ubiquitin-conjugating enzyme E2 N-like has protein sequence MARLPHRIIKETQHLLAEPDESNAHYFHVVITRPQDSPFKEGIFKLKPFLLEEYPMATPKVRFMTKIYHPNVDTLGRICLDILEGKWSPALQIRTVLLSIQALLSAPNPDDPLANDVAEQWKTNEAQAIETARAWTRLYY, from the coding sequence ATGGCCCGGCTGCCCCACAGGATTATCAAGGAAACCCAGCATTTGCTGGCAGAACCAGATGAGAGCAACGCCCATTATTTTCATGTGGTCATTACCCGCCCCCAGGATTCCCCCTTTAAGGAAGGGATTTTTAAACTTAAACCATTCCTTCTAGAAGAATACCCGATGGCAACCCCTAAAGTACGTTTCATGACCAAAATTTATCATCCTAATGTAGACACGTTGGGAAgaatatgtttagatattttggaAGGTAAGTGGTCCCCAGCACTGCAGATCCGCACAGTTCTGCTATCGATCCAGGCTTTGTTAAGTGCTCCCAATCCAGATGATCCATTAGCAAATGATGTAGCGGAGCAGTGGAAGACCAACGAAGCCCAAGCCATAGAAACAGCTAGAGCATGGACTAGGCTATATTATTAG